One region of Carya illinoinensis cultivar Pawnee chromosome 8, C.illinoinensisPawnee_v1, whole genome shotgun sequence genomic DNA includes:
- the LOC122317901 gene encoding probable serine/threonine-protein kinase PIX13, translating into MGNCFGAPVNNHSTPSTTKSSTPYQTSKNIGKQSDTTQSNSNETQNSNVVERTFGETAQASGRVITPNLKVFTLAELRSATRNFRPDTVLGEGGFGRVFKGWVDENTYAPSKVGVGLAVAVKKSNPDSPQGQGLQEWLAEVKFLGKFSHPNLVKLLGYCWEDKQYLLVYEYMQKGSLENHLFKRAPEPLTWLTRLKIAIGAAQGLFFLHTTEKSVIYRDFKTSNILLDGDYNAKLSDFGLAKLGPASGYSHVTTRVMGTYGYAAPEYIATGHLYVKSDVYGFGVVLLEMITGERALDPHRANGLANLVEWTRPSLSEKKKLKKIMDAKLCEYYPLEAAFQAAQLIQKCLASDPKHRPSMEEVLEELIKISAIEMTAKEKKTATSKHNRHQDQEQTNNHHLRSPIHQKHAGVYGGGGTRS; encoded by the exons ATGGGAAACTGCTTTGGAGCTCCGGTAAACAACCACAGTACTCCAAGCACCACCAAATCTTCAACCCCATATC AAACATCAAAAAATATTGGCAAACAAAGTGATACGACACAAAGCAACAGCAATGAGACCCAAAACAGCAACGTCGTGGAAAGAACCTTCGGTGAAACGGCTCAGGCATCCGGAAGGGTCATAACGCCCAATCTGAAAGTGTTCACTCTGGCCGAGCTGAGGAGTGCAACACGAAATTTCAGACCGGATACGGTGCTAGGCGAGGGAGGGTTTGGAAGGGTTTTCAAGGGTTGGGTCGACGAAAACACGTACGCGCCGTCCAAGGTCGGCGTCGGACTAGCGGTTGCCGTAAAGAAATCGAACCCCGATAGCCCCCAGGGCCAAGGGTTGCAAGAATGGCTG GctgaggtgaaattcttggggAAGTTCTCTCATCCCAACCTAGTTAAGCTCCTTGGTTATTGTTGGGAAGATAAACAATACCTTCTTGTCTATGAATACATGCAGAAGGGAAGCTTGGAAAACCATCTTTTCAAAA GAGCTCCAGAACCACTTACATGGTTGACGAGGCTTAAAATAGCAATAGGAGCGGCTCAAGGGCTTTTTTTCCTGCACACAACAGAGAAGTCAGTAATCTACCGAGATTTCAAGACTTCGAACATATTGCTGGATGGG GACTATAATGCAAAGCTTTCAGATTTTGGGCTCGCCAAGTTGGGCCCGGCTAGTGGCTACTCGCACGTGACAACGCGTGTCATGGGCACTTATGGTTATGCAGCTCCCGAATACATCGCAACCG GTCATTTGTACGTAAAGAGTGATGTGTACGGATTTGGAGTGGTGCTGCTGGAAATGATTACGGGCGAACGGGCTCTCGACCCACATAGAGCCAATGGTTTGGCGAACTTGGTGGAATGGACTAGACCGTCTCTCTCCGAGAAGAAGAAACTCAAGAAAATAATGGACGCAAAGCTATGCGAATATTACCCACTTGAAGCTGCATTCCAAGCAGCGCAACTAATACAAAAATGTCTGGCATCAGACCCCAAACATCGTCCATCCATGGAAGAAGTATTGGAGGAATTGATAAAGATCAGCGCAATTGAGATGAcagcaaaagagaaaaaaactgCCACCTCAAAGCACAACAGACACCAAGATCAGGAACAGACCAACAACCATCACCTTCGCTCTCCCATTCACCAAAAGCATGCAGGCGTTTACGGTGGTGGAGGTACTAGATCATGA
- the LOC122318260 gene encoding probable serine/threonine-protein kinase PBL21 isoform X2: MVCFSCFSPGGKGVRRIEIENGTRSGSRHSADSAGSGRGKEESGDNVNGKGKATLNDTKGNSTRSSGARSFTFRELAAATRGFREVNLIGEGGFGRVYKGRLETGEVVAIKQLDHDGVQGFKEFLVEVLMLSLLHHSNLVTLIGYCTDGDQRLLVYEYMPMGSLEDHLFDLDPNKEPLNWNTRIKVAVGAARGLEHLHCKADPPVIYRDLKSANILLDNDFNPKLSDFGLAKLGPVGDNTHVSTRVMGTYGYCAPEYAMSGKLTLKSDIYSFGVVLLELITGRRAIDCSKKQGEQNLVSWSRPFLRDRRKFTQLVDPLLQGRFPVRSLHHAIAITAMCLQEQPTFRPLIGDIVVALEYLSSQSNTYEVHNSRVRSSLPRSSSQQDSDIFSCESDYRRSSTSV, from the exons aTGGTTTGTTTTTCTTGCTTCAGTCCTGGAGGAAAAGGTGTGCGCAGGATTGAAATTGAGAATGGCACGCGATCCGGTTCTCGGCACTCTGCTGATTCGGCAG GTAGTGGGAGGGGAAAGGAGGAGTCAGGCGATAACG TGAATGGGAAAGGGAAGGCGACTTTGAATGATACTAAGGGCAACAGCACGAGAAGCAGTGGGGCGCGCAGTTTTACGTTTCGTGAGCTAGCAGCAGCCACGAGAGGTTTTAGGGAGGTGAATCTGATAGGGGAAGGGGGTTTTGGAAGGGTTTACAAGGGCCGCCTTGAGACGGGAGAG GTTGTTGCGATTAAACAACTTGATCATGATGGCGTCCAGGGATTTAAGGAATTCCTTGTGGAGGTTCTCATGTTAAGCTTGTTACACCATTCTAATCTTGTCACTTTGATTGGGTATTGCACTGATGGGGATCAGAGACTGTTGGTCTATGAGTACATGCCAATGGGTAGCTTGGAAGATCATCTCTTTG ATCTGGACCCTAACAAAGAGCCACTGAATTGGAATACAAGAATAAAAGTTGCTGTTGGTGCAGCTCGGGGGCTTGAGCATCTCCACTGCAAAGCCGATCCCCCTGTTATTTACCGTGACTTAAAATCTGCAAATATCTTGCTGGACAACGATTTCAATCCGAAGCTCTCGGATTTTGGGCTTGCTAAACTGGGACCTGTTGGTGACAATACTCATGTTTCAACCAGAGTGATGGGAACATATGGTTACTGTGCCCCAGAGTATGCGATGAGTGGCAAGTTGACCCTTAAATCTGATATATATAGCTTTGGTGTGGTTCTGTTGGAGTTGATCACTGGCCGGAGGGCAATAGACTGCAGTAAGAAGCAGGGAGAGCAGAACCTAGTTTCCTGG TCTCGTCCATTTTTGAGGGACCGAAGGAAATTTACCCAATTAGTTGACCCTTTATTGCAAGGGCGCTTCCCTGTTCGTAGTTTGCATCATGCAATTGCCATTACTGCAATGTGTCTTCAAGAGCAGCCAACTTTCCGCCCTCTCATTGGTGATATTGTTGTAGCGCTTGAGTACTTGTCCTCTCAGAGTAATACTTATGAAGTCCATAATAGCCGAGTCCGCAGTTCCCTGCCTCGATCATCCTCGCAGCAAGACAGTGATATCTTTTCCTGTGAATCAGATTATCGAAGAAGTTCGACTTCTGTTTAA
- the LOC122318260 gene encoding probable serine/threonine-protein kinase PBL21 isoform X1: MVCFSCFSPGGKGVRRIEIENGTRSGSRHSADSAGSGRGKEESGDNGKGIRSTAKSCECWELIRVFNVSVNGKGKATLNDTKGNSTRSSGARSFTFRELAAATRGFREVNLIGEGGFGRVYKGRLETGEVVAIKQLDHDGVQGFKEFLVEVLMLSLLHHSNLVTLIGYCTDGDQRLLVYEYMPMGSLEDHLFDLDPNKEPLNWNTRIKVAVGAARGLEHLHCKADPPVIYRDLKSANILLDNDFNPKLSDFGLAKLGPVGDNTHVSTRVMGTYGYCAPEYAMSGKLTLKSDIYSFGVVLLELITGRRAIDCSKKQGEQNLVSWSRPFLRDRRKFTQLVDPLLQGRFPVRSLHHAIAITAMCLQEQPTFRPLIGDIVVALEYLSSQSNTYEVHNSRVRSSLPRSSSQQDSDIFSCESDYRRSSTSV; this comes from the exons aTGGTTTGTTTTTCTTGCTTCAGTCCTGGAGGAAAAGGTGTGCGCAGGATTGAAATTGAGAATGGCACGCGATCCGGTTCTCGGCACTCTGCTGATTCGGCAG GTAGTGGGAGGGGAAAGGAGGAGTCAGGCGATAACGGTAAGGGAATCCGATCCACAGCTAAATCGTGCGAATGCTGGGAGTTGATTCGGGTCTTTAATGTTTCAGTGAATGGGAAAGGGAAGGCGACTTTGAATGATACTAAGGGCAACAGCACGAGAAGCAGTGGGGCGCGCAGTTTTACGTTTCGTGAGCTAGCAGCAGCCACGAGAGGTTTTAGGGAGGTGAATCTGATAGGGGAAGGGGGTTTTGGAAGGGTTTACAAGGGCCGCCTTGAGACGGGAGAG GTTGTTGCGATTAAACAACTTGATCATGATGGCGTCCAGGGATTTAAGGAATTCCTTGTGGAGGTTCTCATGTTAAGCTTGTTACACCATTCTAATCTTGTCACTTTGATTGGGTATTGCACTGATGGGGATCAGAGACTGTTGGTCTATGAGTACATGCCAATGGGTAGCTTGGAAGATCATCTCTTTG ATCTGGACCCTAACAAAGAGCCACTGAATTGGAATACAAGAATAAAAGTTGCTGTTGGTGCAGCTCGGGGGCTTGAGCATCTCCACTGCAAAGCCGATCCCCCTGTTATTTACCGTGACTTAAAATCTGCAAATATCTTGCTGGACAACGATTTCAATCCGAAGCTCTCGGATTTTGGGCTTGCTAAACTGGGACCTGTTGGTGACAATACTCATGTTTCAACCAGAGTGATGGGAACATATGGTTACTGTGCCCCAGAGTATGCGATGAGTGGCAAGTTGACCCTTAAATCTGATATATATAGCTTTGGTGTGGTTCTGTTGGAGTTGATCACTGGCCGGAGGGCAATAGACTGCAGTAAGAAGCAGGGAGAGCAGAACCTAGTTTCCTGG TCTCGTCCATTTTTGAGGGACCGAAGGAAATTTACCCAATTAGTTGACCCTTTATTGCAAGGGCGCTTCCCTGTTCGTAGTTTGCATCATGCAATTGCCATTACTGCAATGTGTCTTCAAGAGCAGCCAACTTTCCGCCCTCTCATTGGTGATATTGTTGTAGCGCTTGAGTACTTGTCCTCTCAGAGTAATACTTATGAAGTCCATAATAGCCGAGTCCGCAGTTCCCTGCCTCGATCATCCTCGCAGCAAGACAGTGATATCTTTTCCTGTGAATCAGATTATCGAAGAAGTTCGACTTCTGTTTAA
- the LOC122318260 gene encoding probable serine/threonine-protein kinase PBL21 isoform X3: MLSLLHHSNLVTLIGYCTDGDQRLLVYEYMPMGSLEDHLFDLDPNKEPLNWNTRIKVAVGAARGLEHLHCKADPPVIYRDLKSANILLDNDFNPKLSDFGLAKLGPVGDNTHVSTRVMGTYGYCAPEYAMSGKLTLKSDIYSFGVVLLELITGRRAIDCSKKQGEQNLVSWSRPFLRDRRKFTQLVDPLLQGRFPVRSLHHAIAITAMCLQEQPTFRPLIGDIVVALEYLSSQSNTYEVHNSRVRSSLPRSSSQQDSDIFSCESDYRRSSTSV, encoded by the exons ATGTTAAGCTTGTTACACCATTCTAATCTTGTCACTTTGATTGGGTATTGCACTGATGGGGATCAGAGACTGTTGGTCTATGAGTACATGCCAATGGGTAGCTTGGAAGATCATCTCTTTG ATCTGGACCCTAACAAAGAGCCACTGAATTGGAATACAAGAATAAAAGTTGCTGTTGGTGCAGCTCGGGGGCTTGAGCATCTCCACTGCAAAGCCGATCCCCCTGTTATTTACCGTGACTTAAAATCTGCAAATATCTTGCTGGACAACGATTTCAATCCGAAGCTCTCGGATTTTGGGCTTGCTAAACTGGGACCTGTTGGTGACAATACTCATGTTTCAACCAGAGTGATGGGAACATATGGTTACTGTGCCCCAGAGTATGCGATGAGTGGCAAGTTGACCCTTAAATCTGATATATATAGCTTTGGTGTGGTTCTGTTGGAGTTGATCACTGGCCGGAGGGCAATAGACTGCAGTAAGAAGCAGGGAGAGCAGAACCTAGTTTCCTGG TCTCGTCCATTTTTGAGGGACCGAAGGAAATTTACCCAATTAGTTGACCCTTTATTGCAAGGGCGCTTCCCTGTTCGTAGTTTGCATCATGCAATTGCCATTACTGCAATGTGTCTTCAAGAGCAGCCAACTTTCCGCCCTCTCATTGGTGATATTGTTGTAGCGCTTGAGTACTTGTCCTCTCAGAGTAATACTTATGAAGTCCATAATAGCCGAGTCCGCAGTTCCCTGCCTCGATCATCCTCGCAGCAAGACAGTGATATCTTTTCCTGTGAATCAGATTATCGAAGAAGTTCGACTTCTGTTTAA